The sequence aatattagTGAGCTTGAAGGCAGGTTATTGAAAAATGCACAGtcggaagagaaaaaaggaaaaagaacaaaatagaatgaAGCATACttcaaagatctagaaaagaGCCTCAAAAGGGTACATCTAATAGCTACTGGCCTTCCAGaggagatagagaaagagagattagggtagaaagtttattcaaagaaagagtaacagaaaattttccaaagctAAAGAAAGTATCTTGGTGAGATCTGTGTCCacgcaaacaaacaaacaaacaaacaaacaaaaaaaccaaaacagaaagaTATCACTATTCAGATttaagaaggtcatagaacaccaaacagatttaacccaaacaagactatctcaaggcatttaataTTCAAGTTCCCAAAGGtcacaaataaagaaaaggtcctaagagaagtaagaaaaaagaaaaaaaaaaacatataaaggagcttCAATTTTTCAGGCAGCAGACGTCCTactggaaaccttacaggccaggagagcgCCATGACATATTCGAAGTGCTGAAGGAAAACGatcttaaccctagaatattatatcctgcaaaaatatgcttcaaacatgaaggagaaatgaagactttctcagacaaacaaaagctgagggatttcatcaaaaGCTTACctgtcctataagaaatgctaaaacgAGTTCTTCACTGTGAAAGAAAAGGATATCAacgaacaataagaaatcatctaaaggtataaaactcattggtaacactaagtacacaaatacagaatagtGATTGCTATCAGTATCCGTAGCAAgacttgagtaggaagactaaaaaataaacctgtcaaaaataataactatgtaGATTTAAAAACGCATGATAGTTTGCTATAATTAGTTGATACAAAACCACCCACATTTAAAGTAAAGGTGACCCTTAAACAACATGGGAATCGGAGGCACCAAGCCCCCCACATATTCAGAAATCCatatataatttttgactcccccaaaactctACTACTGAGACCCTACTCTTGAGCAGAAACCTTGTGGCTAATACAAACAGTAGACTGACACATATTTTGGatgttatacatattatataccatttttctttttcttttctttctttctttttttaattttttttttttgagacagtgtctccctctgtcaccctgggtagagtgcagtgctgtcgtcatagttcactgcaacctcaaactcctgggctcaagcgatcttccttcctcctgcctcagcctcctgagtagctgggactacaggtatgcaccaccacgcctggctaattttttctattcttggtagagacggggtctcactcttgctcaggctgttctcaaacacctgagctcaagcgatctaccagcctcggcctcccagagagctagcattacaggcctgagccaccgcacccagcctgctTTATATACTGTTTCATTAAAATCAATGAAGgtgtagaaaagaaaatgccattgAGAAAATCATAAAGCAGTCAAAATATATTGGCTACTTATCCAGGGCAAGTGAATCATCAGAGAGGTTTGCATCCTCATGATCTTCACGGTGAGTGGcctgaggagaagagagaggaggggttTGCCTTGGTGTCTtgagggtggcagaggcagaagaaaatccatggATAGGTGGACATGCTCAGTTCAAGAGTTAACTGGATGTAGTTGGATGGTGAGATTCTTGGATTCATCTATAATAtcagtttctatttctctttatagaaagaaactatatttcCCTGTTAAATAAAGGTgatgaatatatttatgtatgttttgtCCACATTTGTAAGTATTCTTCTGAGACGTGTCTTTTCAAACCTTTTGCCCAATACTTTTTGTCTTATTGAGTTGTAAGCATTTTTAGtgtatatatattctggatataatttTTTGTGAGATATATTTACTGTGGTTATCTTCTCCCAGGGTGTCGTCATCTCCTTTTTAAATGTTACCTTCagaaaatccaaattttaaattttaatgcagtctcttttttccattttctcacttATCATTTGCTAGTTGAAGAATTTTGTCTACTTTAATTTTACAAAGATTTTATACTAAGTTTTCTACTAGTAGttctctagttttatttttttgcatgtagattCTATCATCTATTTCAAGTTAATTGTCACATAAGGTGTGAGGTAAGTTTTGGTATTTGTTTTGTCACCCCGTTAACACCCAGTTGTTCCACCAATATATCCTGCAAAGACTTTTCTTTCCCAATCGAATCCCCCTGGCATGTCATCCAAACTGATATAGAGTTGGGGATCTATTTATGAATTCTGTATTCTTTTCCATCAGTCTGCATACCAACACCGTGCTCTCTCGGTCACTGTAGCTTTagagtaagtcttgaaatcaggaaTGCGACAGGGACCTGGCAGGTCCTGCTTTAGGTAAGGCACTGCTGCAAGCGTTGCCTTGGGCATTGCTTTGGGCATTGGTGCAGCAATACCTAACTAAGGcaggaagtctcaaaacaaagtGCCTTTTTTTGGCAGTCTCCCTccatcacctgggctagagtgcagcggaatcatcacagctcacagcaacctgcaactcctaggctcaagcgatcttcctcctcagcctcccgagaagctgggactacaggcacgtggcGCCATGCCCGcctagttttttttatttttaagagagatgGAATCTCCCTCTGGCTCatgctggtttcaaactcctgacctcaagcgatcctcccacctctgcctcccagagtgctaggattaaaggtgtcAGCCACCCGACTCAGCGTCAAAGCAAAGTTTGAAATGCCCTGATCAAAACAGGATAGAGGCAGACAAATTTTAACCATTTACAACCAAGATGGTGGAGGAATAGAAGGTGTCACCCATGCTTCTTTCGTTGCCGACAGCGCGCGCGCAAACATGGTGAACGTTCCTAAAACCCGCCGGACTTTCTGTAAGAAATGTGGCAAGCATCAACCCCACAAAGTGACACAGTACAAGAAGGGCAAGGATTCTCTGTATGCCCAGGGAAAGCGCCGTTATGATAGGAAGCAGAGTGGCTATGGTGGGCAGACTAAGCCGATTTTCCGGAAAAAGGCTAAAACTACAAAGAAGATTGTGCTGAGGCTTGAGTGTGTCGAGCCCAACTGCAGATCTAAGAGAATGCTGGCTATTAAGAGATGCAAGCATTTCGAACTGGGAGGAGATAAGAAGAGAAAGGGCCAAGTGATCCAGTTCTAAgtgtcttttgttttattatgaagacGATAAAATCTTGAGGTTATGTTAATTAACTTCATTTGGTTGCCGTTGGTCTTTTGGGAGGGAATAAACTAGAGCCATCAATAAAATTACCCTTGCGGGGaaatttatggtaaaaaaaaaaaaaaaggaaggtgtCACCCTGATTCCAGGAAAACACTGCCCCTGCCATCAATATTCCTGCCCCTGTTAATTAAGCTGGTGCTTCTATAGAAAGGCAAAGGAAACCAGGATGCTGGTTctcttctacagggagaacttgCCTCTGCTCTGTCTGTGGAGGAGACTTTCCATAGTTTCTGAATGAATCTCGCTTTCACTTTATACTGTCAGCtggctcctgaattctttcttgcatgaAGCCAAGGTTACACTTGGACCCGAGTGGCTCCCAGcattgggagtcactttcctgtgtcaCTATGAGTGCTCCAAATTGCTCTTTTGTAACACTGCTTTGGTTATACAAGTTAACGTAAATTGCCCTATAAATTAAGAAGAGGTCTGTCAATTCCTACATaaaagcctgctgggattttgattttgattgtACCGTATGTATGGATTAATttgggggagaactgacatcttcacAACATTGAGTCTTCTACTACTTGAGTATGCtgtatctctccatttacttagatagtctttttctttttttcagagtttcactctgttgcccaggccagagtgccgtgccttcagcctagttcacagcaacctcaaactcctgggctcaagcgatccttctgtctcagcctcccgagtagctgggactataggcactcgccaccatgcccagctaatttttttctatttttagtagagatggggtctcacccttgttcagactggtctccaactcctgacctcaagggatcctcctgctttggcctcccagagtgctaggattacaggcctggcCTACTTAGATATTCTTTGGGATTAATATATTTCAGCACTGTTTTGTACTTCTTGGTGTACACATCTTGAACatactttattgaatttatgcCTAATATTTCATGCTTTTAGTGCTcctgaaaatggaatttttattactattttcagttattttttgcTAGTAGCCAATatggaaatacaattgatttttacgTATTGACATTGTATCCTGTGACTTTGTTAAATTCCCTTAGTTCTAGGAATTTTGGTGGAGATCCTTTAAGCTCCTCTGTACAGATGTGTTCATGTTGTTTGCGAGTATCGACGGTTTACTTCTTCCTGTACACTCTGTTTGGGTTCTATGTCTGGTTGCCTTGTTGAAATGGCTAGAAAGGCCAGGCCAGCGGCACGTTCAATACACACTGAGGGCGCACAGCCTTGCATCATTCCCGTTCTGAGGAGGAAGCATTTAGTCCTTTACCCTGCAGTACGAGACTGGCTACAGGTCTCTGAGAGTGTTGGTTAATGTCTTAAGGAATTATGGTTTTCCTACTTTGCTGAGAGTTTGAAGAAATGAGTcactgaattttttcaaatgcttttcctgcatcaatTGGGATGATcctatttttttgattttcttcctttgatttatttaattatgttgATTTTCAAATCTTAAATCTTGCATTCCTGGCTGATTTGGGAATGTTAAAACCAATCctgttagctgggcatggtggcaggagCCTATAgtactagctactcaggaggatctctggagcctgggagttcaaggtcaCAAGACCTGTGATCCCAtctctgctctccagcctgggcaacagagcaagagaccctgtctctagaaacaaaacaaacaaaacaaaacaaaataaacaaaagaaaatcttacaTGCTCTTCTGAGACTGTACTGGAGCAAACAGTGTCCCCTCAAGgttcatgtccacctggaacctctAAATGTGATCTATTTAGAAAGAAGGTCTgggtcgggtgtggtggctcgtgcctgtaatcctagcactctgggaggccgaggtgggtggattgttggagctcaggagttcaagaccagcctgagcaagagagagaccccgtctctactaaaaagagaaagaaattagctgcacaactaaaatatatatagaaaaagaaaattagccagccatggtggcgcatgcctatagtcccagctactcgggaggctgaggcaggacgattgcttgagcccaggagtttgaggttgcagtgcgcTAAGCTGACGCTACATcactctagaccgggcaacagagtgagactctgtctcaaaaaaaaaaaaataaaataaaaaaatagaaagagggtctttgcagatgtaattgcTGTAGCTCAGTTTAGGTGAATATCCTGAATTAGAGTGGGCCCCAAATCCAATAACgggtgtccttagaagaagaggagagaatgcAGAGGGAACACGCACTCACAGCCATGTCactacagaggcagagattgaagtgatgcagccacaagccaaggaatgccaaggttTGCCAGCACCTGGCAGATACTAGAAGAAAGTCATGGAGCAGGTTCTTCCTAGAGCCTTCAAGGGAACATGGGCCCGCTCGTACCTTGATgttggatttctggcctccacaACAGTGAGGGAACACGTTTCTGTCGTTTCAAGCCACCTACTTTGTGAGACTTGGTTACAGAAGCCTCAGAACTAGTACTGCCGGTCTCTGCAAAATGTCTTGTCTGAATCTCAGGCCTCTCTGGCATCCCTGGGAGGGATGACATTTTAAACTCTCATTATTTGTTATACCTTGCTCGGAGTCATATGTAATGTAGTTCTTGAAAGCATACAAGGGggatagaaaagaaatataaagatacTGGTGCTAAGAGTGGAAAGGAAAAGTTAGCTAAGAGGTGATACGGTAACTAAAATGGCTTCTCTTTACATCCCAAATTTGCCAGCATTTAATGGACAAAGTGAGTGTTCTTAGCCACACAACTGCTTTGATTTTAGGACTAGGGCATCctgtttattttaagaaatcacttattaatattgtttaaaatagaaGCATGGAGATTGTCGGAGGTTTACCAGTCAGGGCTCTGCTCCTCACTTACTGTGTGATCTAGAGAAGTCACCCAGCGGAACTGGGTGACTTTATCGATGAATAAAGCCCTCTCTGAACTTGGGCTTTATCATTGATAAAACAGGCACAATCATACCTGTGGTACATCAGTACCTGAACAGTCTCAAGAACTTAGGATGGGATTTGAGGGACTCACAAAAAGGTTCTTCACTCAGGGACAGGATGTAAGCCACAAATCCTAAGACCTTCCCCAGGCGGTTAACTGGGAAGCCTGCCAGATGTGACCCGTAGGGTATCACTGCCGATGTGCAGATGCAGACGGCAGAAAGGACAACCAGGACATTCGCATCCCACACTTCTGGGGTGATGGGGTCCTTTTGACCCTTTCTCTCAGTAAAAATGGGTTATTCAACTTGTCAAAAAAATATC is a genomic window of Eulemur rufifrons isolate Redbay chromosome 8, OSU_ERuf_1, whole genome shotgun sequence containing:
- the LOC138389162 gene encoding large ribosomal subunit protein eL42, coding for MVNVPKTRRTFCKKCGKHQPHKVTQYKKGKDSLYAQGKRRYDRKQSGYGGQTKPIFRKKAKTTKKIVLRLECVEPNCRSKRMLAIKRCKHFELGGDKKRKGQVIQF